The Candidatus Caldatribacterium sp. nucleotide sequence CATCCGCACCTTAAAGGAAGGGGCCAACGAAACTCGCCTCACCCTTGAAACCCACACCGGAACCCACATCGACGCACCGCTCCACATGCTCCCCTCAGATACCTCCATTGACCGAATCCCCGTTTCTCGATTCATGGGACCAGCAGTGGTCCTTGAGATTCGGAACCGTCCTGCCATCCAGGCGGAGGACCTGAAACCCTTCGAGGCTTTCCTCCTTCCGGAGCACTTTGTGCTCTTCAAAACGGATAACTCTTTCCAGGACCTTTCCCGGGACGACTTCGTGTACCTTACAGAAAGCGCTGCTTCTTTTCTTGCCGCAAAGAAGCTCAAGGGCATCGGCATCGATGCTCTGGGAGTTGAGCGGAATCAGCCGGATCATCCGACCCATCGGATACTCCTTGAAAGTGGCCTCGTCATCGTCGAGGGGCTCTTCCTTCGGGACATCACCCC carries:
- a CDS encoding cyclase family protein, which encodes MEIFDVSLEIAEDMPTYRGRKEKPKIERIRTLKEGANETRLTLETHTGTHIDAPLHMLPSDTSIDRIPVSRFMGPAVVLEIRNRPAIQAEDLKPFEAFLLPEHFVLFKTDNSFQDLSRDDFVYLTESAASFLAAKKLKGIGIDALGVERNQPDHPTHRILLESGLVIVEGLFLRDITPGLYFFVALPLKVRGGDGAPARAVLLRM